attttttttgaaaattcagagTAAAAACTTTACAAAATGTATGTtgcttttttcctttaaaataaatgtttgtttcattttttatgtgTCATGACGTGTGTTTTCTTCGAACGAGGTCTTCCGATTCTTTCCAGAGGTATGATTGGTGACTTTCATATTGGTAGAATTTTTTagatctttctcaaaaattttgccccgGTTTCAGGATTTGCTCTAAGCGAACCTTGCTTTGTCTCGCTATgcaggaatttttgaggtccccTAAAAAATTCTTCCCTAGTGTATTGCTTTACTTTGTCTCTTTCCTTGTCGACTGTTTCTGATAGGAACTTTTTAGGTTCcctcaaaaattttgccccagtgtaGGGTTGATGCTGTCTGATTTTTTGTGCTGACCTttataagcttgatctttttgACTCTTCCTGCCTTATTGTCTCTGTGATTTCTTAAAGGTTTCTTGGTTCTTCTTTTATGACGACCGAGCCCAAGAGCGCCAacgtatcctgtcgcagcaggaattcaggtcgaaTGTAGTTCGGAATAAAGTGATTGAGTTTTTGTTTTACTAATAATTCGACCGGCTCCAATATGGACTGCCTATgtatcccactgtggggaagtcaggtcattgcgtagttcattacatagatgatttttttttctcctattcTATTACAGagtacgattacaagcaaaaggtaCGAGTACAAGGAATTAATAATGCGATTATAAGCAAATGGAATCCCAAATGTAGTATCTCATGAGCGCGTCTGCATTGATGGCTTTTGGCCACTCTTGTCCGTccatctcggctaggactaTAGCCTCTCCTGAGAGTACTTTCCTGACCATGTATGGTCCTTGCCAGTTTGgcgcgaatttccctttatattcCTCTTAGTGAGGGAAAGACTCGCTTGAGTACAAGCTATCCGATCTGGAAGAGTCGGGTTCTAACCCGCTTGTTGAAGGCTCGGGACATCCTTCTCCTATACTGGTACATCGTGCATCGCCACCATCCTCTTTTCCTCTATCACGGCGCGATTGTTCATAATGATTTCTAACCCATTCTGCATCTTTTAACTCTGCCTCTTGGATGACCCTGAGTGAAGGGATTTCCACTTCTGCGGGTATGACCGCTTCCGTACCGTAGACAAGAAGGTATGGGGTTGCTCCCGTGGAAATGCGAGTTGTCATTTTGTACCCCAATAGAGCATAAGACAActgctcgtgccaattcttGTATTTGTTGACCATTTTTCTCAGGGTtcttttgatgttcttgttggcagCCTTTATGGCTCTATTCATTGGTGGCCGGTAAGCGGTAAAGTTTCTGTGGGTGACCTTGAATTGTTCACAGATTTCCTTCATCAAATAGCTGTTCAGATTGGCACCATTGTCAATGAAGATGGGTTCTGATACACTGAAATGACATATCAGATTGTTTTTGACGAAGTTGGCCACGACTTTCTTGGTCACTGATTTGTGGAAATTGCCTCCACCCATTTAGTGAAGTAATATATGGCGACTAAGATGAAGCAATGTCCCTTGGAGGCCAGAGGCTCGATGGGTCCTATGACGTCCATCCCCCATGCCACTAAAGGCCAGGGCGAGCTTATTGCATGTAATTCTGTGGGGGGAACTTTGATCAGATCCCCGTGTATCTGACACTGATGGCACTTTTGCACCATTTTACAAGAGTCGTGCCCCATAGTCATCAAGTAATATCCCGTCCTCAAAATTTTCTTAGCAAGGATGAATCCATTCATATGGGGTCCGCATGCCCCTGCGTGCACCTCTTTTAGCAATTTTGTAGCCTCATCGGTGTCCACACACCTTAGCAGCCCAAGGTCAGGGGTCCTTTTGTACAACACTTCTTTGTTCAAAAAGAACCCATTAGCCAACCTCCTGATGGTCTTCTTTTAATATGCTGAACTCTTTGGGGGATACTCTCATTTCTCTAGGTAGGCCTTGATGTCGGCATACCATGATTAGCCATCTCGCTCGGCCTCGACATGGGAACAGTGAGCCTGTTCTTCTCCCAGTGTGATCCCTAACGGATCAATATGAGTACTCTCAGGATGCTGATCATAGATGCTATCGTAGCCAATGCGTTTGCGAACTCATTCTGAACCCTTGGAGTATGCCTGAAGTCAATACTCTTGAATCTCCCACACATTCTCTATACCAGGTTCACATATGGGAGGATCTTATCATTTTGGGTTGCCTAGTTTCCTTTCACTTGGTTTATGAGCAAATCGGAGTCCTCGATTACTAACAACTCTTGTATGTTATGTCCATCGCCATCCTGAAGCTGAGGGCTGAGGATACATGCTTCATATTCcgccatgttgttggtacatctgaAGTTGAGCTTTGCGGCCATCGGATAGTGTTGTCCTATTTCTGATATTAGCACCGCCCCAATGCTTGATCCTTTGTAATTGACAGCTCTATCGAAAAACAGTCTCCAGCCCGAGTATGGTTTTGCCACCTCTTCTTCCATAGCCATCACTTCTAAATGCAGGAAGAAAGTTCGTAATGGTTCCAGTTCACCATCGACGGGACTTTCTGCCAGCAGATCCGCTAGGGCTTTTCCTTTGATCGCCTTTTGTGCTACGTACACGATGTCAAATTAGCTCAGTAGCATTTGCCATTTAGCTAATTTTCCTACGTGTATCGGTTGCTGGAAAATATATCTCAGCAGGTCCATTCTAGATATGAGGTGGGTGGTAAACACTAATAGGTAGTGTCTCAGTTTTTTGGCAATCCAGGTCAAGGCACAACTGGTTTTCTCTACGAGCGTATACCGTGCTTCGCGGGAAGTGAACTTCTTACTAAAATAGTAGatggcatgttcctttttgCCCTCTTCATCATCTTTGGGCGAGCATGCACCCGAGAGCTTTTTCTAATACTGACAAATACAGTAACAGAGGACTTCCTTTCCTGGACAGCACCAAGACGGGAGGACTGGAAAGGTATCTCTTGATTTTGTCAAACGCCTCTTGGCATTCTTCCCTCCAATTGGTGGGAGCATCCTTCTTGAGTAACTTAAGGATTGGCTATATAATCACAGTTGACTGGGCTATGAACCGCTCGAGTTCAGACTTCAcaagaagctcatgacttctttcttggtcTTGGGGGGTGGTAACTCTTGAATTGCTTTGATTTTGGTAAGATCTAGTTCAATACCCCTACAGCTGACTATAAATCCTAGCAACTTACCCGCAGGCACTCCAAAGGCGCACTTTGCAGGGttcatgttacaccccgtatcttcgaagaagcacttatcaaatttgaaacataaatacgttgagttatggttaagtaaaatcactttggaatataaggagcaagcattattaagtatacttaatgagtgaaggatgcatATAAGGTATCTttggttttataaggaaatgattggaagaaatggagtagtacgactttggagaaaggatgggtaatgttttgtataaaaattttggtctaaattgggggacgaatatctcttagcatatgaagtgttttaaggtgaacaaaagcctaaaatgaagttcgtcaagtctagtttctaacgcaacaaaccgcgcaCCGATAGGACAtgggagtagagaattatggacgttacaagttcagctaacagagcagaaacgcatgctacagtaaccgacttgctacagtactgctacagtaaaatgctacagtgaacccgacccgaatttgactcctatataaagggtaataaccccctttttttcatcagattttgctagaaattccagaaattgaagagagagagtaagggaaacaaaaagtgagcaattttcaagtagcggagtagtagTTTAGGTCGGGGTaatgcatggttgtgattctagtattgttttgcggtggattttagcgtgaacattgctgtcttaacaagaaaaaaggtatgaatctttctcttttggtattatttaaggcttatttacggagataaagttgttaaataattgtatagtaagttggttagttctagaagttggaaaacagcgtgtgggctgttttatggtacatattggcgttggaaatgatgttattgatgttagtattgttgttgttgttgttggttgctaaattgagattccgggctaggcatataaaaaggagagatgctgcccgattttcagcagaatataaaatagtttgacttgagagcttagcacaaatatactacaatgagtctaacgattgtgtgaatcctcttaaatgtagacttgcgagctcgaacgaataagtgtagataattagAGGCcgaacgaggtatgttaaggctcgctcctttctttcaaaggcatgattccataaatggttacataacctccttgttttcaaaagctagaagttcataactcttaaagcttcttatcatgttaaatgaaatatattctatgatgattgtgacgatgatgatgattctcttctagaaactccgaagttatgatttgagagcattatgagattattgagccctTCCATGAATTccttgatcttacttattgttgatggtctcacttCATGTTaatcgttccttcgaggtgagatatagtgaagataatgattctatctcCAGTGCtttctaagttcatgattctcgagactcccatgacatcgtcgacttcaccttaCGATATTTGATCTTCTacggaaggatatagtgataattaTAATACTAATGGTgatgttgattttatttatgtatttttatgtctatgtatatatgtatgcgttgcactcccactgatcagctgcagataacaccgtgccaatatggccgggcaagataataccgcgcctacatggccgggcaagataacaccgcgcctatatggccgggcaagataataccgcgcctatatggccggacaagataacaccgcgcctatatggccgggaaAGATAATACCGTGCCTTAATGGTCGGGCAAGATGCTACATGTATTACTGTGCCGTAgtggccgggcaagatgctatatctattaccgtgccttaatggcagggcaagatgctatatatattaccgcgccttaacggccggacaagatattatatatggatatatatggaaaagtctttttttaaaaagctaagcatgcacgacattcgccttaaaagggcattcagaggcactggttgatctcttttatattgcTTTATCTTCAGATGCTATTATATTgttttccatgttcggtatctcttactatggtactattcatgccttacatactcagtacattgctcgtactgaagtcccttcttgtggacactgcgttcatacccgtaggtgtagatagacaagatgaggatctttcatcgtaagCTGCTTTCAGGTACCAGTTAtggttggtgagctccacttcttcttgGAGCGCTGCCGAGACTGGATgcatatatgtttgtatgatttttgttcaggGCATGTcgagggccctgtcccgacttgtatacttcaattatgttcatagaggctttgcagacagttcctgtgtataGCTTCGTTATGTTCGGTCGGTCATTATATTGGCATCGTGGGtccattggacatatatttatacatgatattgcactcatatctagccttagccttattttgtcattcgagacatagagaaCACGAGTTATACGTTAGTTCGCTCGGTTTCTGTaaggtgtcgggtgccaatcacgccttactaagggtggggtgtgacaaattggtataaGAGCAGttttgtcctagggttgtctgcaagccgtgtctagcagagtcctgtttatgggtgtgaagccggccacatttataaacaggaggctgcaaggcatttaggaatgattgaccttattttctcatcttagatcgtgcgagaGATCCaggtcataggaaatgaaatttcttgtactaacccttgatttcagcggaAGAATGGTGCTAACAAAGGAAGAGGATGATGATATTCGGattacagaggtaagtcactttgTTTAAATTACATCCTCAAGATATGCATCTTCTATGAGAATAAATTGGTCATAGTCAAGATAAGCTGATTGTACAGTAAAGCAGGGGGAATTAGTTATATAATTTAATGATAAGTTCAGTTGTAAGATTGCAGACGATAGAAGTTGAAGGAAACAGTACAGAGGTAAGTAACggtaaaaaggattataagtcagatatggtaagaatgttgcaagtattattgaaatgtatagaCAATGAATGGAAGGGAAAGTGACCAGGGAAATATACAAGGACAATTGATAAAAGTTCAAGTATATTCTGACTTGTGACGCATGACGTAAGTTTTGTCATCTTTGCATTTCTGTTCGATATTGAGAGCCCTATGAGGCTAAGGTGTGttacacatgtatatatttgatacgCGAGGCATTGCATGTATTTTCTGGGCTGCGTTTAGggtttggatagtaagaagtatagcggaaactctgtcaaaattttcctaaaatttaaggATGAGGACCAAGGATTTAAGAGATAACAAAGAGTATACGTCTATGATTGCTACAGATTGATTAAGGGAAAGTATAGGACACGTTGATATGGGATGACTGACTAAGGTATTGGAGGAATTACGACACCCGACAATGGGGCAATTGAAAAGTAACAAGGAGTTATaaagcaagatgagctaagggaaattggagtatgcggagtggttggaaacctCAAGAGGAAGAAAAGGACAAGACGGACTAGATCGGTGgcgagaaagaaggtgcatcacagctctagaactAGGATAAGTGTGAAAGGTATTCGGAAATACTTTGGAAGTAAGGCATTAgtaaatatatgtgtgtatgtgtatgacaTCCCATATGTGGCCGCGTCAACTAATATGTGTGCCCCAGCAACCGACGTTGCTATATAttaaaggcattaatcgaacagggtaatggaattcaagtgacaaaagtggtacaaatgttacaaggtaagttgatattattttcactacaggttagagttggaaagtcctaatgcaataacatcagagaaaggaagaaagtgagtatgcAGAAAGTAAGAAGATCAAAATgtcatgagaaaaaaaaagtaaggaaCAAGGGAAAGTGAAGTTTCCAAGAAGGACGATAGGcaaggcaagggactatttggataaaatttgaaGGTAAGAAGGCGAAAGGGATAAAGAGCGGTAGTATGGAATAAAAGATGAATGCGTAGGGTTAGAGAACaggcttcgataagtgggactaaaggatagtaatCACCAATAGGGATggaaagtaagagaaagaatgatcaggccttgcaacgatgctaagagatttccagctctcgagaggtatataaagggataaatgtgtagt
The Lycium ferocissimum isolate CSIRO_LF1 unplaced genomic scaffold, AGI_CSIRO_Lferr_CH_V1 ctg4155, whole genome shotgun sequence genome window above contains:
- the LOC132044302 gene encoding uncharacterized protein LOC132044302, which encodes MGGGNFHKSVTKKVVANFVKNNLICHFSVSEPIFIDNGANLNSYLMKEICEQFKVTHRNFTAYRPPMNRAIKAANKNIKRTLRKMVNKYKNWHEQLSYALLGYKMTTRISTGATPYLLVYGTEAVIPAEVEIPSLRVIQEAELKDAEWVRNHYEQSRRDRGKEDGGDARCTRQNETPPTRLFTKKDGRQNSSQREMDQKGHDKMGNKDTPDRKSHRANE